GTATTTTATGAAAAATCTCCCCGATACATTTCATATTTTGATGCGGAAAAAATCATTTCGCAACTACCTCCATTTGTGGAAAAAGTTGGGCTTTTTGTAAATGAGAGAACTGATGTGATAAATGGAACAATGCGGGATACTGGTTTAACACTTTCGCAACTCCATTTTGAAATTGAAGAAACCGAACTGAAGAAATTGGAGCATCCATTTATCCGAGTCATTCGAGCAAAACAGCCATTTGACTTAAATAAGTTTCGTGATGAATACCGAATTGTTGATGCTTTTGTTGAAGAATATGGCGGTCAAGGAAAAAGATTAAATCTTGATTGGTTCAAAAATCGAGACAATTCCAAAATTATTCTTGCAGGTGGATTAAATCCGCAAAATGTGGCAGAAACAAAAGATTTGGGTTTTTATGGTGTTGATGTGAGTAGTGGAGTTGAAGAGAGAAAAGGTAAAAAATCACAAGATTTAGTTCGTGAATTTATAGAAAGATCCAAATATTGAGAAGAGAGAATTTATCTTTTTTTAATTTGGGTGCTTCGCTTTACATTCCTGCAACTCACAAAAACTTGTATTCAACAATTTTTGAAAACAGATTTCCGCATCTAAAATCAATAATTATCTGTTTGGAAGATTCTATAAATGACGATGAGCTCGAATTTGCTGAAGAGAAACTAAAAGATATTTTGCAAAAGCTTGATCGAAATCGTGATTTATTGATTTTTTTGAGACCACGAAGTTTCCGACATTTCCAAAAGTTACTTTCATTTAACCACATTGATAAAGTTGATGGATTTGTTATTCCAAAATTTAATTTAGAAGAGTTTCACCGTTGGCGACACTACTTTTTTGAAGATTTCTACTTTATGCCAACTTTTGAAAATGAAGTTGTTTTTGATGAAATAGAGTTAAGGAAAATCCGAAACGAGCTTTTGCAATTTAAAGACTCTATTTTGACTTTGCGAATTGGTAGCGAAGATATTGGAAAAATTCTCGGAATTAAGCGAGGTTGTCAAAAAACAATTTATGAAATTCCAATTTTTACAAAATCTGTTACCGACCTCATCGCTATTTTTAAACCGAAAGGTTTTCATTTGTCATCACCTGTTTTTTCATGCTTCAAGGATTATGAGACTTTGCAAAGGGAAGTTCTTTCAGATTTGGAAAATGGACTTTTTAGCAAAAGTGCAATCCACCCAAAACAGGTAGAAATTATTCAAAATATATATCGTGTTTCCGAAAATGAGTTGCAAATGGCAGAAAAAGTTGTTCTTGAAGATCGAGCTATTTTTTCTCAAAATGGTCTCATGCTAGAGAAGAGAACCCACTCCGTTTGGGCGGATAATCTTCTTCGCAGAGCAAAACTCTTTGGAAAGCATTAAAGGTATTTTTTTAACACTCTCTCTAAATCATTTTTATCAATCGGTTTTGAGAGATAATCATCCATTCCGTAAGAAATAAATCGCTCTTTGTCTCCTTTGATTGCATTTGCAGTCAAGGCAACAATTGGAGTGTGTGAAATAGAAGCAGAATCTTTTTCATAATCAATAATCTCTTGAGTCGCTTCAAGTCCATTCATTACTGGCATATTTATATCCATGAGAATTAAATTAAATTCATCAGTTTTAAACTTATCGACACCCTCTTTTCCATTTTCTGCGATTTCAACTTCAATATCCAACATTTCAAGCATAAATGAGATAAGTTGCTGGTTTATATCATTGTCTTCGACAACAAGAATTTTCTTTCCAGCAAAATTTAAATCACTCTCATCATCTTCATCAATTTCGCTACTAGGTGAGAGTTGATCCACATACTTAACAAGTGAGTCAAAGATTTTTGAACCGTTAATTGGGTGATGAATTACTTCTGTAAAATGCTCTTCCTCTACTTCAGAAAGTTGATATTGTTTGTCAATAATAAGAATTTTAGATATATTATTCTCTTCTAATTTCTCCATAATATCAAGATCAATAACAGTTGTTAAGAAGATAACAGCTTTTGGAAAATTATTACTATCGAGTTCTTCAACAGAACTAAAAGTTATATGACTTAATTTAAAAGCATCAAGATAATCTTTTACAAGATCTTCATAAATCTCAGTATCTGGAGAGTTATAAATTGCAATGTTCAGAGAGACATTTTCATCAAAAGTGTGGCTGTTAGAAGTTGATTGCATGTTAAAATATAGTTCAAAGAAGAAGTTGCTACCTTGACCAATTTCAGATTCTAGTTGCAAATCTGTATTCATAAGCGATAGAAGTTTAGTAGAAATTGCAAGACCTAAACCAGTTCCACCATATTGTCGCGAAGTACTAGTATCTGCTTGTGAGAAAGGTTTAAAAATCACATCTTGCTTCTCTTTTGGAATACCAATACCAGTGTCAATAACAGAAAAGAGAACTTTAACCTGCTTGTCTGTGCTACTAACTTTTTTAATATCAACTCGAACAAGACCAGATTCTGGAGTAAATTTGATCGCATTTCCAATTAAGTTTATAAGGATTTGTTTGATTCTGAGTGCATCACCAAATACATTTTCAGGTAATTTGGGATCGATAAAAGATACAAGTTTTATACTTTTTTCATAAGTTTTTGCGGAGAACAACTCAACAACGGATTCAAACTCATCAAAAACATTGAATTCAACAGATTCAATATCAAGTTTTCCGCTCTCAATTTTAGAAAAGTCAAGAATGTCATTAATAATATCCAATAGAGAAGTTGCACTTTTCGAGATAATATTTACAAACTCTTTCTGTTGAGAATCTAAATGGCTTCTTTTTAAAACATCTGAAAAACCAATAATCCCGTTCATTGGAGTTCTGATTTCATGCGACATATTTGCAAGAAAATCTGACTTTGCTCTGTTTGATTGCTCTGCTTGTAAAACAGCCTCTTCTAATTTTGTTACATTGTTTAAAGTAATTGAGTAATCTGCTTGATTCTCTTCTGGTAATTCGATGAGGTCAATATTAAAAGTTAGTCTCAAATTATTTCTACCAACAATCTGGACTTTTTTAATACCTTTTTTAATGATTATATCTGCCCAACCTTCAGCATCATGCAGTTCTGGAAAATCTACAAAAAGTTCGTTAATATTTGAGTGTCTTGATTTAAAATCATAAACATCTTCAAAATCAAATGTTTTAAAAAATTGTTTATTCATAAAGAGAATGTCATTATTTTTTGTAAATAAAACTGCAATTGCTGATTGGCTATTTAAAACAGTTTCAAAAAGATTTCTCTCTAATTCAGACTCTACTTTTCTCTCTTCAGAAATTCTTTTATTATAAAAGTTTATTGCAACTTCTTCTAATCTTAATCTAAACTTCTTCATATCCACTGGTTTTGTAATATAATGATCTATTCCAATATCTATCGCTTGCATCAAGAAGCTTGAATCATTATAAGCTGAAGAGATGACAATTGGAACTCTAGGATTGATCTCTTTTATAGCTTTAGACATCTCCAGTCCATTCATTTCAGGCATATTAACATCTGTTAAAATTACATCAATAGACTCTTTTTTAAAAATATCTAGACCAATTCGTCCATTTTCAGCTTGAAAAATTTTCCCGAACATTCTCTTGAGACTTCGCTCAAAAGTCATTCTAGTCATCTCTTCATCTTCAACATAGAGAATAGTCATTCGTTTTAATTCTTGTTTTAAATCAAACTCTTCAACCATTATTTAATTCCTAAACAATATTTTTTTAAATATTTAGTTCTTTTTCATATTCTAACACAATTTCACTTGATCAAAATTTTAGTATAAAAATAATGTAGGATTTCACAAAAACTAAGGAAAAAAGTGGTCGATAAAAAATCATCACATATAAAAAATGTTCTACACGGTTTTTTTCTATCGATAGGAACGACCGTAGCAGAACCATCAACAATTTTGCCTTTGATTATAAATCATTTTTCAGGTAGCTCAATTGTTGTTGGAATTTTTGCTTCACTTTTAAAAGGTGGAGCAATTTTCGTCCAAATGATCGCTGCATTTTATGCACAATCTTATAAGTATATGATGCCATATTTAAGGATTGTATTTCTTGTTCGGTTTCTATCATGGTTTGGAATTGGAATAGCAATATCATTTTTTGGTGAAAGCAATCCAGAATTGACACTTTGGCTAATTGGAATTTTTCTATTTCTATTCTCATTTTCAGCAGGATTTGGTGCGATATATTTTAAAGATATTCAAGGAAAAATTTTCACTCACCAATTTCGTGGAAAAAGTATGGCTTATCGACAATTCTTTTCTGGACTTGGTGCAATTCTTTCAGGAACAACAGCGGGAATTTTTCTACAAAATTTTGAACCTCCAGAGAGTTTTGCACTGCTTTTTATGGTGAGTGCAATAATTATGGGGTTTGGACTCGTTGCATTTGGAACAATTGAAGAACCAGAAAAAAAGAATATTAAACAGCGAGAAGGAACTTTTGGAAATTTTTTAAAAGAGAGTCTCCTATATTTTCATAAAAGTGATGTTTTAAAGTATCAAGTTCTCTCCTATCTCTTTTCATACTCGCACCTCATCGGACTACCATTTATAATTTTACAGATAGAAGATTCGATTGGTTTAAATGGGTATCAAGTTGGAATTTTACTTTCAGTTCAAATGCTTGGTGCAATGTTGAGTAATATCATTTGGGGAAAACTCTCGCTCCGCGGAAAAGATAAAAATGTGGCATTTATCTCTTTCTCTCTCATGATAATCTCGTTTCTACTCTCGATATTTTTCCAAAATCTCTATATTTATGGAGTTGTATTTTTTCTAATTGGTGCTTCGATTGATGGAACTAGACTCGCTTTTGGAAATTTAATTCTTGTTATTGCACCTGAGGAAAAGCGACCACTCTATATTGCACTTCAAGCAAACATCTCATCTTTTGGTCTCTTCTTTCCGATTCTTGGCGGTGTTCTGCTCTCAATATCAAACTATCAAATTGTCTATTCTGTTTCAATAGTTGGAGTAGTTTTTGCTTTTTATCTTCTTTGGAAAGAGAGCAAGTTGCAATTAAATTAAAAATTGTCGGATTTATTCCGACAAAATTTTCTACTCATTAAATTTTAAAACTTCATAAGTTTTTCGAGTTGCAACTCGACCCCGAGCTGTTTTTTCAATATATCCATTTGTAATTAAATATGGTTCGATAACTTCTTCAATTGTTCCAATATCTTCATTTAGAATTGCTGAAAGTGTTTTTAATCCAACCGCTTTTCCTTTTGCTTCAAGGAGTCTTTCCAAAATTTGAATGTCCATTGAGTCAAAACCGTACTCATTAATTCCAAGAGATTCTAAAGCTTCGCCTGTTCTTTCAAGTGTAATTTCGACCTCATCAGCATAGTCTGAAAAATCACGAACACGACGAAGAAGACGAAGTGCAATTCGTGGAGTTCCGCGAGATCGTTTTGCAATTTGATGTGCAGAAATCGGACTTATCTGCTTATCCATTTTTCTACTTGCAATTTCAATAATTTCAGAAAGTTCAGTTTCAGTATAAAACTCCATACGGAAATGAATTCCAAACCTTTCACGAAGTGGAGTTGATAACATCCCTGCTCTTGTTGTCGCACCAATTAGTGTAAAAGGTGGCAAGTCGATTTGAACGGTTTGAGCTGAAGGTCCTGAACCAATAATAATATCGAGTCGAAAATCCTCCATCGCCGAATACAAAATTTCCTCAATCGCAGGTGAAAGTCTGTGAATTTCATCAATAAAAAGTATGTCATTTTCCGAAAGATTTGTAAGAAGTGCGGCAAGGTCTCCGCTCTTTTCAATCATCGGTGCAGAAGTAATTTTTAAATTACTCTCCATTTCATGCGAAATTATAAAAGCGAGTGTAGTTTTTCCAAGTCCAGGCGAACCAAAAAGCAGTGTGTGATCAAGGGGTTCTGCCCTCTTTCGAGAAGCAGAAATAAAGACTTCTAAATTTTTACAAATTTTCTCTTGCCCAATATACTCTTGTAAGTTTTTTGGACGGAGTGATTTTTCGTAATCTCCCTCTTTGTGTTTTTGAGAAAAATCTAAACTCTCTCTCAAGGTCTAGCTATCTTTCCTGCGATAGCACTTGCTGCTGCGACTGCACTATTTGAAAGATAGATTTTTGAGCTTCTTGCACCCATTCGACCTACGAAATTTCGATTTGTTGTTGAAATTGAGACCTCATCGTCCCCAAGAATTCCCATGTATCCGCCAAGACAAGCCCCGCATGTTGGATTACTTACGACTGCTCCAGCATCAACCAAATCTTTTATGTAGCCTTTTTGAGAAGCTTCTTCTAAAATCTTTTGTGTCGCAGGTGTTACAATCATTCTTGTGTGTCGAGCTACTTTTTTGCCTTTGACAATTTTTGAAGCAATTTCGATGTCAGAAAGTCGTCCGTTTGTGCAACTACCGATGAAAACTTGATCCACCCGAATATCATCAGCAACAGCAACAGAAAGTGAATGTCCGTTTGATGGTAAATGTGGGTATGCAATTACAGGCTCTAATTTAGAAACATCGATTTCAATTGTTTGAATATATTTCGCATCTGGGTCTGAGTAAAATTCTTTCGGCTCTCTTGCTAAATTTTTATCTTTCAAAAACTCTTTTGTGATTTCATCAACAGCGATAATTCCAGATTTTGCACCAGCTTCAATTGCCATGTTGCAAAGTGAAAATCTTGAGTCCATGTCAAGAGTCGAAATTGTGCTACCTGTAAATTCAAGAGCTTGGTATAAAGCCCCATCTACTCCAATTTGTCGAATAAGTTCTAAAATCAGATCTTTCCCTGTAACATGCTCTTGAAGTTCTCCAGAAAATACAACTTTAATTGTCTCAGGAACTTTAAACCAATTTCCACCTGTAACCATTGCATAAGCCAAATCAGTAGAACCCATTCCCGTAGCAAAAGCACCTAAAGCTCCGTGTGTGCAAGTGTGAGAATCCGCACCAATGACAACATCACCTGGGGAAATCAAGCCTTTTTCTGGTAAAAGTGCATGTTCAATTCCCATATCTTTTTCGTCAAAGAAATTTTTCATATCTTGTTCAAAAGCGAACTCTCGGGAAATTTTTGCTTGGTTTGCCGATGCAATATCTTTTGCAGGAATAAAGTGATCAAGCACAATACTAAATCCGTCTGGATTTGCTAATTTTGTAGCTCCACTCTCTTTAAAAGCTC
Above is a window of Thiovulum sp. ES DNA encoding:
- a CDS encoding homoaconitate hydratase family protein/3-isopropylmalate dehydratase, large subunit (PFAM: Aconitase family (aconitate hydratase)~TIGRFAM: 3-isopropylmalate dehydratase, large subunit; homoaconitate hydratase family protein), with amino-acid sequence MGLTITEKIFSEHAGKEVRAGDIVEVPIDMVIGNDITTPISIRAFKESGATKLANPDGFSIVLDHFIPAKDIASANQAKISREFAFEQDMKNFFDEKDMGIEHALLPEKGLISPGDVVIGADSHTCTHGALGAFATGMGSTDLAYAMVTGGNWFKVPETIKVVFSGELQEHVTGKDLILELIRQIGVDGALYQALEFTGSTISTLDMDSRFSLCNMAIEAGAKSGIIAVDEITKEFLKDKNLAREPKEFYSDPDAKYIQTIEIDVSKLEPVIAYPHLPSNGHSLSVAVADDIRVDQVFIGSCTNGRLSDIEIASKIVKGKKVARHTRMIVTPATQKILEEASQKGYIKDLVDAGAVVSNPTCGACLGGYMGILGDDEVSISTTNRNFVGRMGARSSKIYLSNSAVAAASAIAGKIARP
- a CDS encoding Major Facilitator Superfamily transporter (PFAM: Major Facilitator Superfamily); translated protein: MVDKKSSHIKNVLHGFFLSIGTTVAEPSTILPLIINHFSGSSIVVGIFASLLKGGAIFVQMIAAFYAQSYKYMMPYLRIVFLVRFLSWFGIGIAISFFGESNPELTLWLIGIFLFLFSFSAGFGAIYFKDIQGKIFTHQFRGKSMAYRQFFSGLGAILSGTTAGIFLQNFEPPESFALLFMVSAIIMGFGLVAFGTIEEPEKKNIKQREGTFGNFLKESLLYFHKSDVLKYQVLSYLFSYSHLIGLPFIILQIEDSIGLNGYQVGILLSVQMLGAMLSNIIWGKLSLRGKDKNVAFISFSLMIISFLLSIFFQNLYIYGVVFFLIGASIDGTRLAFGNLILVIAPEEKRPLYIALQANISSFGLFFPILGGVLLSISNYQIVYSVSIVGVVFAFYLLWKESKLQLN
- a CDS encoding Holliday junction DNA helicase, RuvB subunit (PFAM: Holliday junction DNA helicase ruvB C-terminus; Holliday junction DNA helicase ruvB N-terminus~TIGRFAM: Holliday junction DNA helicase, RuvB subunit), giving the protein MRESLDFSQKHKEGDYEKSLRPKNLQEYIGQEKICKNLEVFISASRKRAEPLDHTLLFGSPGLGKTTLAFIISHEMESNLKITSAPMIEKSGDLAALLTNLSENDILFIDEIHRLSPAIEEILYSAMEDFRLDIIIGSGPSAQTVQIDLPPFTLIGATTRAGMLSTPLRERFGIHFRMEFYTETELSEIIEIASRKMDKQISPISAHQIAKRSRGTPRIALRLLRRVRDFSDYADEVEITLERTGEALESLGINEYGFDSMDIQILERLLEAKGKAVGLKTLSAILNEDIGTIEEVIEPYLITNGYIEKTARGRVATRKTYEVLKFNE
- a CDS encoding phosphoribosylanthranilate isomerase (PFAM: N-(5'phosphoribosyl)anthranilate (PRA) isomerase), translating into MKVKICGITNLDDAKMSIDSGADALGFVFYEKSPRYISYFDAEKIISQLPPFVEKVGLFVNERTDVINGTMRDTGLTLSQLHFEIEETELKKLEHPFIRVIRAKQPFDLNKFRDEYRIVDAFVEEYGGQGKRLNLDWFKNRDNSKIILAGGLNPQNVAETKDLGFYGVDVSSGVEERKGKKSQDLVREFIERSKY
- a CDS encoding signal transduction histidine kinase (PFAM: Response regulator receiver domain; Histidine kinase-, DNA gyrase B-, and HSP90-like ATPase; His Kinase A (phosphoacceptor) domain), with the translated sequence MVEEFDLKQELKRMTILYVEDEEMTRMTFERSLKRMFGKIFQAENGRIGLDIFKKESIDVILTDVNMPEMNGLEMSKAIKEINPRVPIVISSAYNDSSFLMQAIDIGIDHYITKPVDMKKFRLRLEEVAINFYNKRISEERKVESELERNLFETVLNSQSAIAVLFTKNNDILFMNKQFFKTFDFEDVYDFKSRHSNINELFVDFPELHDAEGWADIIIKKGIKKVQIVGRNNLRLTFNIDLIELPEENQADYSITLNNVTKLEEAVLQAEQSNRAKSDFLANMSHEIRTPMNGIIGFSDVLKRSHLDSQQKEFVNIISKSATSLLDIINDILDFSKIESGKLDIESVEFNVFDEFESVVELFSAKTYEKSIKLVSFIDPKLPENVFGDALRIKQILINLIGNAIKFTPESGLVRVDIKKVSSTDKQVKVLFSVIDTGIGIPKEKQDVIFKPFSQADTSTSRQYGGTGLGLAISTKLLSLMNTDLQLESEIGQGSNFFFELYFNMQSTSNSHTFDENVSLNIAIYNSPDTEIYEDLVKDYLDAFKLSHITFSSVEELDSNNFPKAVIFLTTVIDLDIMEKLEENNISKILIIDKQYQLSEVEEEHFTEVIHHPINGSKIFDSLVKYVDQLSPSSEIDEDDESDLNFAGKKILVVEDNDINQQLISFMLEMLDIEVEIAENGKEGVDKFKTDEFNLILMDINMPVMNGLEATQEIIDYEKDSASISHTPIVALTANAIKGDKERFISYGMDDYLSKPIDKNDLERVLKKYL